The nucleotide sequence TATCTGCGAAGTGCCTTACCCATCAATTTCCATAACTTTCATAATGAATTGCAATCATAATTAGCCATAGTCGGAATAAATTGCTGGTTGAAAGTGAATGTGTTTTTGATCAGAGTTAGTAATCAACTATACAATGTGATTCATATCTAATTTAAACCAACGTGCTAAGTATtcatttctttaaaaataaattttattttattatatattataaaattaaatatttaagaagGCAATACTTAGGTATAGCtcctttttgtaatttttagAGTTTTTATATTGGGGCCCGTGTTGGATTTCAAATCTACTCCTAGTTAAACATAAGGATAAACTTATATCGAAGCAGAATTAATCTTGCTgttcaaatattttgaaaatgttttaaactatttaatATTCATTAGAAGGGATATGATATATTTTCCCCCGCAATAAAAATCATgatatttgaatttttataaTTCTCTATATTTCGTATTTATAGCATTGTCAGCGTTTCAGCTTCAAACTTAAACTATAcacaaaattattataatacatgtgctgttttattatttttttacattttgttCGTTTTTCTTCATCTTTTTTCAGGTTGGTTGGCATGATGGGCGTTTGTTCTTCACTCGTTTTCTTCCTTTTTTCGGTATGTACAATATAAAAGAGAAGCTTGGATAACAAACAAAAGAGAGAATTGCGCGAAAGCTGAGACAGAGACGgcaatgtgtgtgtgtgtgagagaGTGAGGAAGACAGATGCCGAAGGGGATTCCCCTTGCAGGATATGCGATGAACATGACTGGGTAACTGAGTATTTTAGCAGGCTTCGTCAGTGGATCGATCAGATCATCCGTTTGTGAGGTCGTCAACGTGCTTAATAAATTACAGAAGAGTGGTGAGGAGGTGGTGGTGCATTGTGGTGCTTCCTGGTTGTCCTTTCCAATCCTTAGTAGTGGGCCACATGCGCGTGGGCGTTGTGGGTGGCATAGCCGTAGGCGGGAACGGCGGCATGATGCGCCAGGGAGCCGGCATAGGGCACGGCGGGGGCGGCGGCCACATGGTGGGCAATGGCCGGGGCATAGGACAGCTGGGGAGCGGCATGGGCCACCACGGCGGGCGCGGCATGGGCCACCACAGCGGGAGCGGCATGGTGCACAGTGGGGCCGGTCTTGTGGACCACGGCGTTGAAGCCGTTGTGGTCATCGGCGGTGTACTCCACGGTGCGCACCGAACCATCGGGCTCCACCAGGGAGTAGGATCCCTTCACCACATCGCCATCGCGCACCTCGTGCTGGGACTTCACATCGCCGGTGTGGGAGTCAGCCACTCCGTAGTTGTAGTGGTACTTGGGGTAGGCCTGCAGATTGGGGATTGCAAACATAATGATTCCATGAGAAGAGTGCTCGCATTGGGTGCTAATTTTATGTGCATGGCATGCCACACGCCACTCAAAGTAAGAAAAAAACTATAGCCATGCTAATGGAGTTGGCGTGGGAAAATGGCCAAATGTCAAAAGCCACAATGACCCTGGGCCAACAGCTTCCAAAGTGCTGGCCAGAGGAGCGGGTGAAAGGCCATGCAGATTTACCATTACCAGTTGATGGTGGTGTTAGTTCTGGTGTATATTAAACATAATTTTATGATGGTTTATGAAGTTTTTTCAGGCTTCCTAGTCGTATGCgtaatttttatgcaaaaggATTATAGGTCGTATAAGTAATATTTAAGAGGCAAGGTCTTAGCATGCATTTCTAAGCTCagctttcttttctttaatattaatgatttaattatgactttgaaatgaattttaaggtttaaaaattaaaggaaaGTATAAGCTTTctttaaatgtaaaataagATTGAAAGTAGGTAAAACATATATTCTTTGGATATGAATGCATTTAACTTTAAGCTTTTCAATTCAAAAGGCAATTCTTTATGGATTCAAATTGATTCAATTGTTTACTAggtgaattaaaaaaaatgaagttTCAAAATGgtacttttaaatattttggaaGATCATTAcattaaagtaaatatttacattttatggtgcatttcattttggttttaggatatttttgtaatttttattacttttcaTTTAAGTTTAAGGATCCATTAGTGGTTCACTTGGGTGGTTACTTGAGTGATTACTTGGCCACTTACATGGTAGTCAATTCCCTCGTCGTGGTGGCCATGGCCGGCGTAGATGGCCGGGGCGGCGGCGTAGAGACCAGCTCCATGTCCGTGGAGGACTCCGGCGGAGGCGGCACTCAGGACGGCCAGGCAGATCAGGGACTAGATCACAAGGGGGGATATATGTATTATTTCTCGGTTGAGTGGATCACAGGGCACTTTGGCTATCACAGGGCTATTATATCCTGTTCACTCACTTTGAAGAATGCCATTGTTTGGTTTTCGGGATTTCTTAGTTTTTCTTTTGCAGACGCGAGTGTGTGCTGTACGTTGAGCTGGATTCAACTGATAACTAGAACCCAGAAGGAAGCCGCTTTTATATACAAGACAACGCCCGAGCGGCCC is from Drosophila suzukii chromosome 3, CBGP_Dsuzu_IsoJpt1.0, whole genome shotgun sequence and encodes:
- the Cpr62Bc gene encoding cuticle protein 7, which translates into the protein MAFFKSLICLAVLSAASAGVLHGHGAGLYAAAPAIYAGHGHHDEGIDYHAYPKYHYNYGVADSHTGDVKSQHEVRDGDVVKGSYSLVEPDGSVRTVEYTADDHNGFNAVVHKTGPTVHHAAPAVVAHAAPAVVAHAAPQLSYAPAIAHHVAAAPAVPYAGSLAHHAAVPAYGYATHNAHAHVAHY